Genomic window (Amaranthus tricolor cultivar Red isolate AtriRed21 chromosome 7, ASM2621246v1, whole genome shotgun sequence):
tgttcACTCTTATTTTAATGCTTTATAGAAGTATCCCTCTTCTTAAAAAGGTACAATAAAACAATAGAAAAAACAAAGCGTTGGAAtccttatattttattaattttactgtATAATAGTATAATAGTAAGAAAGAAGTTTGATTGTGAGCatgtcatttgttttttttcattggttagtattaatggaatttgactaatttgttttttttacccttaccatatttataaatttatattttcgaaaAAACTTATACATTAATGGatgcaataaatcacaattattcaaattacacagttgtatataaatgcactgtttaaaaaattataatggaaaatatataatgtactgtGTAGAACATTATATACTGTCTGATAAAATTCTGGAATTACACTgcgtagaaaattatactacagaataaattacatttattccaGTGTAATTGGAATTacacaatttagaaaattatactgcaaAATTACACTGTGTATAAAATTATACAGCAATTTAGGAAATTACTTGAAGTATATAATAGCTCTTTTTTTCatcaattgttatttaaaactaaaatgacataaaattcaattaattgatcattaaaatcagtcatttatattgttagactaccataattataattttgagtTTTAGGAAAAATGTGAAGTATGGTTTGCTgtctaaaatttcattaaaatattaacgtatTTAAAAATCCGTGCATTGCACAGGTTTCTATCCTAGTGTATAAACTAAAACAAGAAAGATTGTCttgtaaagaaaaataatgactttttttatttggataAAATTAGAGAGATAGAGAAGGAAAACACTCAACCAACAAGCTAATCCATGATTttctaagaaaataatataatttgtttaactctatttttagttgatgatcATGAGATGCGGCTAAGTTTTATTGAGCTGGTTGTTACTAACCTACCGGTCACCTTCCTTTTTCCGAACGGAGTTATTGGGATGTGACTCGGGCGAATCCAAGGCTTGTCAATGTTGTCAACTGGCAATTTATGTATAAAACCATATACATATGCTAATATATATGTTGGTTAAGTTGGTAGGAGCTCTTCTATGTATCAATATTGGCCCGGGTTCAAATCTCATTAAgcacatttttcaaaaaaaatattatcgccattatttaattttgctctAGATCCGCCCCTGATGTGACTAAGTTTTGAGGATTAAAGCTCTGAAATTGTTATTGCATTCAATCCTATTAATGCTAATActtataaaaccaaaaaaatcaatcttaataatcattgataaatatttttctcttttactCAATCCtatttcctatatatatatatatatatatatatatatatatatatatatatatatatataatcatgtaCCCCTATAAATTTATGATGAATGAGCGCCCCGGTGCTTGATCAAGCACATCAATTTGCCTCACGAATAGACCATTTGTTTGAACGAGCACCCTAGTCCCTACTCCCTAGTATTTCCCTAGCTAGCTTTTTGCCTTATGAAGCTTCTATCTTTGTTCTGCGCATTTTGCTCGATTGAGCGCTCAAGCTGTCGTTCAAGCGTTTCACTACTCGGTATCCTTAGGGAACTTTCCTGACATACTCTAAATGTTCGAGTAAATGTTCCAACACTTGTGCCATTTATGTATAATATGCCCATTGAAAATACTGGAATGTTACCCATGAATAAATACAGGATACAAGATTATTTATCCTCTTTCTACTTTCATGCATAAGGGTATACCATCTTTAAGTTTATGTATAGCTGCCCTTATGCTTCTGTACATTTTACAACTATATATCTTGATATCTGATGAAATTGTTCAACTAATTGTAGGAGGAGAAGACCAAATCATGGAAAAAGATGACAACCGTTGCTGTTTCAGGTGCAGCTGGGATGATATCAAACCATCTGTTGTTCAAAGTGAGTATTCCTGCTTCACCCGAATGCTTTAGATTCTTAAATGTTACAACGGAAGATTTCGTGATTTACGCATTGTTCGCTCTACCCATTGAGTTTGCTACATATCTCCCAGAAAACTCTTATATAGGAAACTGAAATGTAGCAAACTCAATGGCATAGATGGAGTAATGGCTCCATTATAGATTATGATCTCCAATTGTTAGCAACtgatattgaagatcaacaatGGGATCTAAGATTGTCATTTTTCTTTGGGTGGGGACGGTGGCATAGTACAAAATGTCGGATGTCATCGCAGCTTGGGTAACGGTCGCAAAACCACTTTTAGGTTaatattgttagagtatataacatattccaaggcctcaaccatcagcttaagcttttggttgaattggtttcttggCAAATACAGTTGGTTTTGCGTACTCATTGCAAAccttaaaaaatttacaatgcAGTCGCGATTTGGTGACTAGTGAGGCAACCAATATTTTGCACTATAGGTTGGGGCGGGAGAGGGGGAGTGTAAGATTGTTTTTGTTGTATCCTTGCAAGTAGAACTGTAAGTTATATAGGCTTTGTTCTTTATTTCCTTCTTCAAAAGATGCTAAATATCAACATATCTAGAAGTTTCCAACTTATTTCGCCGACAAAATTTCGATCTGAGATCAAGATATCATTAGTCTATGTTATCTTTGTTCACAGTTTTAAAGATTGTGATTGCATTTTGAGAATTTCGAATGTTATTTGGCAGATTGCTTCAGGTGAAGTTTTTGGGCCCGATCAACCAATTTGTCTGAAACTACTTGGCTCCGAAAGGTCATTTCAAGCTCTAGAAGGTATGAGCTTTCTCTCATGGTTGGTCGAATCGATATATGACTTATTTGCTGCAGGATTCGTCGATATAACTTTTTCGAATTTCGATGATGTTGAATTTTCTTTTGATCTGCAATGACTTCAGGAGTAGCTATGGAACTTGAGGACTCATTATATCCACTGTTGAGAGAAGTTAGCATCGGCATTGATCCTTACGAAGTATTTGAAGATGCTGAATGGGTCCTTCTAATCGGGGCTAAGCCTCGTGGGCCTGGTATGGAACGAGCTGCCTTATTGGACATAAATGGAAGGATATATGCTGAACAAGTATGGGATTTTTCTACTTCTAATTTATATTCCGATCCCaattttttgggattaaggctttgatattgtttttgtttgtcttaTATAAACATATTGTCATCGACTAACTTTGTTTCTTAGTATATGCTATTGATTGTCCTAAGTTACACAAAAGGATAGCTTTAAATATTGATGCTACAATTATCTCTATTGATTTGTCCGGTGTAACATATTATGCttgttaatttgtttttgaattcgtgatttgctcaaaatgactcaaaaatagcctaaaccCAACCATAATTCTCCTTTTCCTGTTCGTGTttcgcaaggagattagtgaatcatgtcaTAGGAACCAACTGACCTAAATGTGAGAAGGGATTTGTGTAAAGGACAAAAAAGGTTCACTTAAGGGACCAAAAGGAGAATGGGCATCCTATCGTTAGCTTTATGAGTGAACAAACCTTAGAAAATTCCCTGGTACATTTTTTGACGTTTTTCCCTATGAGATACCTAGGATGCAATCTCAACGAGAGATTGACTCCACTGTAGACCTTGTACCCGTAGTTGATGGCCCTAAAAACGATATTTGTCTCGACATATTccaatttcatatatatatgtttatattacAGGGAAAAGCACTGAATGCCGTGGCCTCACGCAACGTCAAAGTCATTGTGGTCGGAAATCCTTGCAACACCAAGTGAGATTTACatatttgtatctaaatttCCTCTTAGTAGTGTCTTTCCATTGCATCTGATATTTTACTTTCCTATGTAGTGCGCTGATCTGCTTGAAAAATGCACCGGATATACCCGCCAAGAATTTCCACGCATTGACTAGATTAGATGAGAACCGAGCTAAGTGTCAGGTGAATACGAACCGCAACCTCTTATGTTTTTCATATGCTCCCATATGTGTACATTCCGAGGGCTGATCGAGCTGTTGCACTATTTGTTGCAGCTGGCTCTAAAAGCAGGTGTGTTCTATGACAAGGTATCTAATATGACCATTTGGGGAAACCACTCAACCACTCAGGTATTTAAAGGCATAGGAAATGATTTAAGTTCTTTGAATAATTTACAAAATTAGAGCCTTAAAGTTTAAGgcttttgtgaattacagcctcaatatttattttttgcaaattacagccaCTAAAGTATCAAATTCTACAGCGTTCAGGCCAAATCACAGAATTCCGACCATTTTAGTAGTTGGAATTTTAGGTTAAAAGGGTCGAAATTTTAGGTTAAATGGTCGGAATTTTGTTGATTAGGTTTGAATGTTGTAGACTTTGACTATactttggtggctgtaattcgcaaaaaaaataaacattgaggctataattcgcaaaagttcaaaactttaaggctgtaatttgaaaattatttaaattctttaAATGCAAGATTTATGATCATTATTTTTAAGAACAATGATTGGAACATTTCCACAGGTTCCAGATTTCCTAAATGCTAAAATTGATGGGAAACCTGTCAAAGAGGTCATTAAGGACCAAAGGTGGTTAGAAGAGGAATTCACCGAGAAGATTCAAAAGGTGGGCGAGTAAAAAAATATGATACTTCTTCCGTCCCAATATtatgtttcatttttattttctatgtttGGGTTCCTTGTATTAagcataaaatattaataaaaaaacaaaataattaagaaaattgatTCACGTGGGGTCCTCATattgataaaatattaataacgtACGAGATATTGGTAAAGACAGTGGAATCATGTAGGGTCATTGTACAgataaaatattgataaaaatacataattttaaGACGGGGGAGTACTTTATTCGATATTTGCTAATAACATCATATCATAACCTTAATGGTATTAAGTAACTCCCACCTAAGTGGAATGTGGGGATAGATATACGCAACTTTATTCTTGTTACTCATAACAAAGAGGTCGCTTTCCGATTGGTAGTTTTAGCGAACATCTTCTGCAACTTCACATACAAATAAACTCACATGATTTAACGAGTCAATCTAGTATTGTCCATTATAATTTGCAATCTTAACCTTGCTaatgttaagtgtttttgtaaAGTTTTGTGTTGATTAATGTTTAATTTTCTTCTTAATAGAGAGGAGGAACACTAATTCAGAAATGGGGTAGATCTTCTGCAGCATCAACTGCTGTATCAATTGCTGATGCCATAAAATCTCTTATCACCCCAACTCCACCGGGCGACTGGTTTTCTTCTGCGGTAAGCATATGAGTTGTGATATATTATCGATTTAACTGCACGAGTTAGTTCCAAACGGGCAGTGAAAACCCGTTTTTGAACATATTAGATCCAAAGAtcgtctttatacattcatttgCCTTCTTTTAGGCGTACTAGTTTTAGCAAGTATGTCGATAGATTTcgaatttttggcttttttcaCCGATCATCTATTTCTTCGATAAGTTATTGCATATTTTTACTCGTATATGTCGGGTTGTTCAGGTGTATACAAATGGCAATCCATATGGTATCGCTGAGGATATTGTTTTCAGTATGCCGTGCAGATCAAAGGTTATTACTTCGATTACAGTTATCGTTAAGTTGTTTTTAGAACTATGTTTTTCTTTTCCGTCATTTCCTTTTAAGCAAAACGTAAGCTCTTTAGGGTGATGGTGATTACGAGCTTGTCGAGGAAGTGATCTTCGATGATTATCTTCGCAAGCGAATCAAAAAGGTACGCTTCTTATCATCTTGAGGTTTTCGTTGAACTCAAAATCTTACTGCATGCCATCACCTCAAATATCTTCCTTGTTGGCAGACCGAAGAGGAGTTATTAGCAGAAAAACGATGCACGGCACACCTTATCGGAGAGGTGCGTTTTTGTAACATCGTATCGATTGTGTTGTTTTATAGTCAATAATCAATGTAACATATTTCGCCAGCTAATTCAGATTTTGAATTCGCGATCGACTCAATGATTTCGACCATAATTCGTTTTTTCTAGATTCGCAATATGCAAGAACATTAGTGAATTGTATTTAGAGGGTTCAACGGGGTGGGTCGACCCAACGGGTCAAGGGTCGGGTCAAATTTTAACGGATAATTAGCGGGTCGGGTCAATAACGGGCCTTAGTGTAAAGGGTCGGGCTGGGCCGAATCGGATAATTATAGAATTGATTGCGAAAAAagttttaccacttttttttttatatttttatatgatattattctATACATAAGTGGGTCGACCCTACGGGCtataaagtagaataaaaaaactattttatgaacttttaaaaaacggGTTATAGTGGGTCGAATTTAAACGGGCTTTGACTCGCCCCGATCCGGTTTCCATATAAATTTTGACCCGTCCTGACTCGGTGCTTTAATTTTGTTATACTGAGTTAATTCGATAAACTCATGTGTTGTCGGTATTGCTTTCAGGGTATTGCTGTTTGTGATCTGCCCGCCGGCGACACAATGCTTCCAGGAGAAATGTAGATTTAGTGTATTTTGATACCCACCAATCCATATCTACTCGGTGAAAACTTGTTTACTTCCATATGTATAATTGACCTTAGTagagaattttttattatgctataatgcaatattttatttaaatactaTTTGGACCTTTGATTGAGGAATAATATGATGATTAGAAAGTTATTTACTCTCTAAATCGCTTTGAGTTTGCTACTGATAGGGTATTTTTAGTACTAAAtccaaagagaaagagaaatatgTACTTGCTAGTTACTTTATATTGTCATCTTTAGGGATCGGCCAACAATGAGGACCTTGTTGATAAGTGAATAATTACTaaatttgtgattattattgcAGTAAATCTCTTAAGAGGtcgtttctttgagagacgaTTTTAAAGTCCAGTTTAATtcgtttaaaaaaaatgtataccaaattTACTTGCCGTTGGTGATGACGGACGAGAAAGATGATTAAACATGCACAAAAGACCTTAAGTGGAGCTTGACAATggcagaaaaagaaaaggagtgAAGGAGAATAGCTCCAAAAAAATGGAGGAATGAGAATGAAAAGAAGTATCTAAGTCTATAACGGCCGCTAATGAAGTAGCGGTTTTTTGAGAAACATAAACCTCTGCACAAGCAGTTTACAAATTGAACCACCGAGCACCGTCCTAAACGAAACCTAAGTGATCAGTGTAAACATGAGAGAAGCCACATGGGGAGCCGGGGAAGGCTTCACCCTCTTGCCAAAAATGcgattttttgtaattttggctTTAACTCttcttattaaatatattatataattctaaaaaggtaaaaatataacaaaaattattatagcTCAATGGTTGGGGTAACACATTTATAATCTAAGGTTAAGGAATCAGACCCCAATTtaaactataattttttatagactaataaatttattataatgttattattctttatcgttcaaaaCTTTACATTCATAATTTTTAGcgtgtgtgtttatatttttgctatcttaattttactatatttttgaGACATATTAGCAAATATATGGAGTAAAAAACACAAACTCTCTTTGATTTTTAAAGAAAGTTCCCATTTATCATTTTGGggtgtttcatttgttgttaacataaaaaaattgccatctatatcacaaattttggacaaaaataacattgttcctgctcattttaatattttaataatgtttatgatcTCCACATATCTtctactaacttcattttaatatttttatatttcttatgatcCCCACATATTtcccactaattttataaaatatttttctattagtTGTAATCCAATATTTATTTCTGTTTATAGTTCAcatttttcctccatcaaatttattatttaataaaataatatctccactatataaaagattttatttttcttaattctcgtaaAATTTCTTGTAAGAACTTCATCAAAAGACGAAGAGTAAATTTTTATCAAAAGGGATAATTATAGgaaagttaaatataatttttgttatcattcaagttcatttcaatctatataaatttaaaattttcat
Coding sequences:
- the LOC130818176 gene encoding malate dehydrogenase [NADP], chloroplastic, which encodes MAILEFSTFYKNQLNHKPCQIPSYLSSSFSHSRKLNLKLLPNVSRAKITSGICCSIAPNEIQNPVVTPTDSTKSKPECYGVFCWTYDLKAEEKTKSWKKMTTVAVSGAAGMISNHLLFKIASGEVFGPDQPICLKLLGSERSFQALEGVAMELEDSLYPLLREVSIGIDPYEVFEDAEWVLLIGAKPRGPGMERAALLDINGRIYAEQGKALNAVASRNVKVIVVGNPCNTNALICLKNAPDIPAKNFHALTRLDENRAKCQLALKAGVFYDKVSNMTIWGNHSTTQVPDFLNAKIDGKPVKEVIKDQRWLEEEFTEKIQKRGGTLIQKWGRSSAASTAVSIADAIKSLITPTPPGDWFSSAVYTNGNPYGIAEDIVFSMPCRSKGDGDYELVEEVIFDDYLRKRIKKTEEELLAEKRCTAHLIGEGIAVCDLPAGDTMLPGEM